Proteins encoded within one genomic window of Kibdelosporangium phytohabitans:
- a CDS encoding IclR family transcriptional regulator: MNADSGSTIQSVDRALTVLRLLATHGELGVTEIAAKLNVHKSTAFRLVTTLELHDLVEQHTERGKYRLGVGVLQLAGATTARLDLVQRAKPVSQRLAEVVGETVNITVLSGHEALYVDQVAGSAALQLHNWVGQRIPLHATSNGKVLLASVSGARFDELTSGVLKRFTDKTIIDRAALRAQVDVVRRKGYALAVDELEVGLTAVAAPICGADGTVVGSISASGPGFRITPDHVPDVASRVVAAAHEVSRRLGWHGQ, encoded by the coding sequence GTGAACGCCGACAGTGGCAGCACGATCCAGTCGGTCGACCGGGCGTTGACCGTGCTGCGGCTGCTGGCCACGCACGGCGAACTGGGCGTCACCGAGATCGCGGCCAAGCTGAACGTGCACAAGTCCACGGCGTTCCGCCTGGTCACCACGCTGGAGCTGCACGACCTGGTCGAGCAGCACACCGAGCGCGGCAAGTACCGGCTCGGCGTCGGCGTGCTGCAGCTCGCCGGTGCCACCACGGCCAGGCTCGACCTGGTGCAGCGCGCCAAACCGGTGTCACAACGGCTGGCCGAAGTGGTCGGTGAGACCGTGAACATCACGGTGCTGTCCGGCCACGAAGCGCTGTACGTCGACCAGGTCGCCGGGTCGGCCGCGCTGCAGCTGCACAACTGGGTCGGCCAGCGGATCCCGCTGCACGCCACGTCCAACGGCAAGGTCCTGCTGGCGAGCGTGTCGGGGGCGCGGTTCGACGAGCTCACGTCCGGTGTCCTGAAGCGCTTCACCGACAAGACCATCATCGACCGGGCCGCGCTGCGCGCCCAGGTCGACGTGGTCCGCAGGAAGGGGTACGCGCTGGCCGTCGATGAGCTGGAAGTGGGGCTGACCGCCGTCGCCGCGCCGATCTGCGGTGCCGACGGAACGGTGGTCGGATCGATCAGCGCTTCGGGTCCGGGTTTCCGCATCACGCCTGATCACGTACCGGATGTCGCTTCCAGAGTGGTGGCGGCCGCCCATGAGGTGTCCCGCCGGTTGGGATGGCATGGCCAGTAG
- a CDS encoding GcvT family protein gives MAGPRVVIIGAGVVGAALADELTAKGWTDVTVVDQGPLPTPGGSSSHAPGLVFQANGSKTMTELARYTIEKLVELGCFLQVGGLEVACTPEREQELHRRHGWLTAWGVEGTVLDADRTRELYPLLREDSVRAGLYVPTDGLAKAVQAVTVQLKRAEARGAVLLERHEVLDVKTEGDRVTGVVTDKGELAADIVVCCAGIWGPKIARLAGMTLPLVPLAHQLAWTGQVPAIAGQRAEAVRPILRHQDADLYFRDRHDTIGVGFYGHQPMPVDVHDIASVDDAEVMPSVMPFTEQDFEEAWHETRWLLPPTRDAKIEQGINGLFSFTVDDMPLLGESPAVSGFWVAEAVWVTHSAGVANAMAEWLVEGYCKSYDLHECDVNRFEKHHLAPDYVTARGCQNFVEVYDIKHPLQPMQSPRPLRTSPFHQRQKELGAYFLEANGWERPQWYEVNLDQLQDRAVHQPNDWAARFWSPIAAVEAQITRERVALYDMTALKRLVVEGRGAADFLQRMTTGDVHKSVGSVTYCLLLDVNGGIRSDVTVARLAEDRFQVGANGNLDWDWFTRHLPEDVSVRDITSSTCCLGVWGPRARDLVQPLTDIDLTGLKYFRGKQGYIGNVPVTALRVSYVGELGWELYTDADMGLKLWDTLWAAGEQYGLIAGGRAAFNSLRLEKGYRSFGTDMTYEHDPFEAGLGFAVKLAKEEFVGKDALNPGEPRRKLTCLTLDDTVMGKEPVFDGETCVGYVTSAAYGHTIGKGIAYAWLPAALSTPGQTVHIGYFDRRIEATVAEEPLFDPKMTRLRG, from the coding sequence GTGGCCGGACCGAGGGTCGTGATCATCGGCGCGGGAGTGGTCGGCGCCGCCCTCGCCGACGAGCTGACAGCCAAGGGCTGGACCGACGTCACGGTCGTCGACCAGGGGCCACTGCCCACGCCCGGCGGTTCCTCGTCACACGCCCCCGGGCTGGTGTTCCAGGCCAACGGGTCCAAGACCATGACCGAGCTGGCCCGGTACACGATCGAGAAGCTGGTCGAGCTCGGCTGCTTCCTTCAGGTCGGCGGCCTCGAAGTGGCCTGCACGCCGGAACGCGAGCAGGAGCTGCACCGCAGGCACGGCTGGCTCACCGCGTGGGGAGTCGAGGGCACGGTGCTCGACGCGGACAGGACTCGCGAGCTGTACCCGTTGCTGCGCGAGGACTCTGTCCGCGCGGGCCTGTACGTGCCGACCGACGGACTCGCCAAGGCCGTGCAGGCGGTGACCGTGCAGCTCAAGCGGGCCGAGGCACGCGGGGCGGTGTTGTTGGAGCGGCACGAGGTGCTCGACGTCAAGACCGAGGGCGACCGGGTCACGGGCGTGGTCACCGACAAGGGTGAGCTGGCCGCGGACATCGTGGTCTGCTGCGCCGGGATCTGGGGCCCGAAGATCGCGCGCCTTGCCGGGATGACGTTGCCGCTGGTCCCGCTGGCGCACCAGCTGGCGTGGACCGGCCAGGTGCCGGCGATCGCCGGGCAGCGGGCCGAAGCCGTCCGGCCGATCCTGCGCCACCAGGACGCGGACCTGTACTTCCGCGACCGCCACGACACGATCGGCGTCGGCTTCTACGGCCACCAGCCGATGCCGGTCGACGTGCACGACATCGCCAGCGTGGACGACGCCGAGGTCATGCCGTCGGTCATGCCGTTCACCGAGCAGGACTTCGAGGAGGCCTGGCACGAGACCCGCTGGCTGCTGCCGCCGACCAGGGACGCCAAGATCGAGCAAGGCATCAACGGCCTGTTCTCGTTCACCGTCGACGACATGCCGCTGCTCGGCGAATCCCCGGCGGTCAGCGGGTTCTGGGTCGCCGAGGCGGTCTGGGTCACGCACTCCGCAGGCGTTGCCAACGCGATGGCCGAATGGCTCGTCGAGGGTTACTGCAAGTCCTACGACCTGCACGAATGTGACGTGAACAGGTTCGAGAAGCACCACCTGGCACCGGACTACGTCACGGCACGCGGCTGCCAGAACTTCGTCGAGGTCTACGACATCAAGCACCCGTTGCAGCCGATGCAGTCCCCGAGGCCGCTGCGGACCAGCCCGTTCCACCAGCGCCAGAAGGAGCTCGGGGCGTACTTCCTCGAGGCCAACGGCTGGGAACGCCCACAGTGGTACGAGGTGAACCTGGACCAGCTCCAGGACCGTGCCGTGCACCAGCCCAACGACTGGGCGGCCCGGTTCTGGTCGCCGATCGCGGCCGTCGAAGCGCAGATCACCCGTGAGCGCGTGGCCCTGTACGACATGACGGCGTTGAAGCGGCTGGTGGTCGAAGGCCGTGGCGCGGCGGACTTCCTGCAGCGGATGACCACGGGTGACGTGCACAAGTCCGTCGGTTCGGTGACGTACTGCCTGCTGCTGGACGTCAACGGCGGCATCCGCAGTGACGTGACGGTGGCCAGGCTGGCCGAGGACCGGTTCCAGGTGGGCGCCAACGGTAACTTGGACTGGGACTGGTTCACCCGGCACCTGCCCGAGGACGTCTCTGTCCGCGACATCACCTCGAGCACGTGCTGCCTGGGCGTGTGGGGGCCGCGGGCGCGCGACCTCGTGCAGCCGTTGACCGACATCGACCTGACCGGCTTGAAGTACTTCCGCGGCAAGCAGGGCTACATCGGCAACGTCCCGGTCACCGCACTGCGGGTGTCCTATGTGGGCGAACTGGGCTGGGAGCTGTACACCGACGCGGACATGGGCCTGAAGCTGTGGGACACGCTGTGGGCGGCCGGTGAGCAGTACGGCCTCATCGCGGGCGGCCGGGCGGCGTTCAACAGCTTGCGGCTGGAGAAGGGCTACCGGTCCTTCGGCACGGACATGACCTACGAGCACGACCCGTTCGAAGCGGGTCTCGGGTTCGCGGTGAAGCTCGCCAAAGAGGAGTTCGTCGGCAAGGACGCGTTGAACCCGGGCGAGCCGCGACGCAAGCTCACGTGTCTGACGTTGGACGACACGGTGATGGGCAAGGAGCCGGTGTTCGACGGCGAGACGTGCGTCGGTTACGTGACCAGCGCGGCGTACGGGCACACGATCGGCAAAGGCATCGCGTACGCCTGGCTGCCCGCCGCGCTGAGCACACCGGGCCAGACTGTCCACATCGGATATTTCGACCGCCGGATCGAGGCGACTGTCGCCGAGGAGCCGCTGTTCGACCCGAAGATGACCCGGTTGAGGGGATGA
- the betA gene encoding choline dehydrogenase codes for MTYDHIIVGGGSAGCALANRLSADPSTTVLVLEAGRPDWIWDVFIHMPAALTMVIGNRFYDWKYHSEPEPFMGGRRVSHGRGKVLGGSSSINGMIFQRGNPLDLERWGADKGMQDWDYAHCLPYFRKMENCLAGGDAWRGADGPLVLERGPATNPLFGAFFQAVQQAGYPITKDVNGFQQEGFAEFDRNIHNGRRLSAARAYLHPVMNRPNLTVKCHTHVNKVLFDGERATGVEISRFGRTKTVRGKEVILCGGAINTPQLLQLSGIGNASELRALGIDVVNDLPGVGENLQDHLEVYVQHASKKPVSLNPALKWRNRPMIGLQWLLARKGPASTNHFEGGGFARSNEDVAYPNLMFHFLPLAVRYDGSQPTAGHGYQVHIGPMYSDARGSVKIKSRDPREHPALRFNYLSTEQDRREWVEAIRVARDILSQSAFDEFDDGELSPGAEVRTDEQILEWVAKDAETAYHPSCTAKMGVDDMSVVDPSTMRVHGVDGLSVVDASVFPYVTNGNIYAPVMMVAEKASDLILGNTPLPPSDVTFYRHHKP; via the coding sequence GTGACCTACGACCACATCATCGTCGGCGGCGGTTCGGCAGGGTGCGCGCTGGCCAACCGGCTGTCGGCCGATCCCTCCACGACCGTGCTCGTGCTCGAGGCGGGCAGGCCGGACTGGATCTGGGACGTCTTCATCCACATGCCTGCCGCGCTGACCATGGTGATCGGCAACCGGTTCTACGACTGGAAATACCACTCGGAACCGGAACCGTTCATGGGCGGCCGTCGCGTCTCGCACGGCCGCGGCAAGGTGCTCGGCGGTTCCAGCAGCATCAACGGCATGATCTTCCAGCGCGGCAACCCGCTGGACCTGGAGCGCTGGGGCGCCGACAAGGGCATGCAGGACTGGGACTACGCGCATTGCCTGCCGTACTTCAGGAAGATGGAGAACTGCCTGGCGGGCGGCGACGCGTGGCGCGGTGCCGACGGCCCGCTGGTCCTGGAGCGCGGTCCAGCCACCAATCCCCTGTTCGGCGCGTTCTTCCAGGCCGTGCAGCAGGCCGGTTACCCGATCACCAAGGACGTCAACGGTTTCCAGCAGGAAGGTTTCGCCGAGTTCGACCGCAACATCCACAACGGGCGTCGTCTGTCCGCGGCCCGCGCCTACCTGCACCCGGTGATGAACCGTCCGAACCTGACGGTCAAGTGCCACACGCACGTCAACAAGGTGCTGTTCGACGGCGAACGCGCGACCGGCGTGGAGATCAGCCGGTTCGGCCGGACGAAGACCGTGCGCGGCAAGGAAGTCATCCTGTGCGGTGGTGCGATCAACACGCCTCAGCTGCTGCAGCTGTCCGGGATCGGCAACGCCAGTGAGTTGCGGGCACTGGGCATCGACGTGGTCAACGACCTGCCGGGGGTGGGCGAGAACCTGCAGGACCACCTGGAGGTCTACGTCCAGCACGCGTCGAAGAAGCCGGTGTCGCTCAACCCGGCGCTGAAGTGGCGCAACCGGCCGATGATCGGTCTGCAGTGGCTGCTGGCCCGCAAGGGACCGGCGTCGACCAACCACTTCGAAGGCGGCGGGTTCGCGCGCAGCAACGAGGATGTCGCGTACCCCAACCTGATGTTCCACTTCCTGCCGCTGGCCGTGCGCTACGACGGGTCGCAGCCGACCGCGGGCCACGGTTACCAGGTGCACATCGGACCGATGTACTCCGACGCACGCGGCTCGGTGAAGATCAAGTCCAGGGATCCGCGGGAACACCCGGCGCTGCGCTTCAACTACCTGTCCACCGAGCAGGACCGGCGCGAGTGGGTCGAGGCGATCCGCGTGGCCCGCGACATCCTCAGCCAGTCCGCGTTCGACGAGTTCGACGACGGCGAGCTGTCCCCCGGCGCCGAGGTCAGGACCGACGAGCAGATCCTCGAGTGGGTCGCCAAGGACGCCGAGACCGCGTACCACCCGTCCTGCACGGCGAAGATGGGCGTCGACGACATGTCCGTAGTGGACCCGTCGACCATGCGGGTGCACGGCGTCGACGGCTTGAGCGTGGTGGACGCGTCGGTGTTCCCGTACGTCACCAACGGCAACATCTACGCGCCCGTGATGATGGTCGCGGAGAAGGCCAGCGACCTCATCCTCGGCAACACCCCGCTGCCCCCGTCGGACGTCACCTTCTACCGCCACCACAAGCCGTGA
- a CDS encoding ABC transporter substrate-binding protein produces the protein MKRTLGVALAAVLVLSGCVGPKVGRNQAGNGGACGRFKLAVNPWVGYEANAAVIAYVAEKNLGCRVTKKDLKEEVAWQGFGTGEVDAVVENWGHDDLRKKYIDEQKIGVSAGSTGVKGEIGWYVPPWLAKERPDILEWKNLNKYAELFKTSESGAQGQLLDGDPSFVTNDEALVKNLGLNFKVVYGGSETALIQAFKQAEERRTPLIGYFYSPQWLFTEVKLEKVKLPPHTPGCDEVAEKIACDYPDYDLDKVVSRKFAEADGPAYRLVKNFQWTNADQNIVARWIAVDKMSPEAAAKRWVEQNQEKVRAWLPAT, from the coding sequence GTGAAGCGGACGCTCGGAGTCGCACTGGCGGCGGTACTGGTGCTGTCCGGGTGCGTCGGCCCGAAGGTCGGGCGGAACCAAGCCGGCAACGGCGGTGCGTGCGGCCGTTTCAAGCTCGCCGTCAACCCGTGGGTCGGTTACGAGGCCAACGCGGCGGTGATCGCCTACGTGGCGGAGAAGAACCTCGGTTGCCGGGTGACCAAGAAGGACCTGAAGGAAGAGGTCGCCTGGCAGGGCTTCGGCACCGGAGAAGTGGACGCGGTCGTGGAGAACTGGGGCCACGACGACCTGCGCAAGAAGTACATCGACGAGCAGAAGATCGGCGTGTCGGCGGGGTCGACGGGAGTGAAGGGCGAGATCGGCTGGTACGTGCCGCCGTGGCTGGCGAAGGAGCGCCCGGACATCCTGGAGTGGAAGAACCTGAACAAGTACGCGGAGCTGTTCAAGACCTCCGAGTCCGGTGCGCAGGGCCAACTGCTGGACGGCGACCCGTCGTTCGTGACCAACGACGAGGCACTGGTGAAGAACCTGGGCCTGAACTTCAAAGTGGTCTACGGCGGCAGTGAAACAGCGCTGATCCAGGCCTTCAAGCAGGCGGAGGAGAGAAGAACCCCGCTGATCGGCTACTTCTACTCACCACAGTGGCTGTTCACGGAAGTGAAGCTGGAGAAGGTGAAGCTGCCCCCGCACACCCCGGGCTGCGACGAGGTGGCGGAGAAGATCGCCTGCGACTACCCGGACTACGACCTGGACAAGGTAGTCAGCAGGAAGTTCGCCGAAGCCGACGGCCCGGCCTACCGGCTGGTGAAGAACTTCCAGTGGACCAACGCCGACCAGAACATCGTCGCCCGTTGGATAGCGGTGGACAAGATGAGCCCGGAAGCCGCGGCGAAGCGCTGGGTGGAGCAGAACCAGGAGAAGGTCAGGGCCTGGCTGCCCGCAACGTGA
- a CDS encoding quaternary amine ABC transporter ATP-binding protein → MHDTQQPVISVRNLWKVFGPKAARVPGSAELGALSRRELLDRTGCTAAVRDIDFDVAAGEVFVVMGLSGSGKSTLVRCLTRLIEPTAGEVVFEGEDILTAGPKRLRDLRRNKFSMVFQHFGLLPHRTVVDNVSYGLEIRGVSKAERTKRAGEVIELVGLDGYGGSYPDQLSGGMQQRVGLARALAGDPDVLLFDEPFSALDPLIRRDMQSEVIRLHHEVGKTMVFVTHDLSEALKLGDRILIMRDGALVQIGTGDELVAAPADDYVRDFVRDVPRSHVLTLKWIMRPKRDDDPLDGPELGPDVVVREATRSVLAAEKPVKVVKDGELLGIVGDEEILSVIAGGSDS, encoded by the coding sequence GTGCACGATACGCAACAGCCGGTGATCTCCGTCCGGAACCTGTGGAAGGTGTTCGGGCCCAAGGCCGCGCGGGTGCCCGGCTCAGCCGAGCTGGGTGCGCTGTCCCGACGCGAACTGCTGGACCGGACCGGCTGCACGGCAGCGGTCCGCGACATCGATTTCGACGTCGCCGCCGGCGAGGTCTTCGTGGTGATGGGCCTGTCCGGGTCGGGCAAGTCGACGCTGGTGCGCTGCCTGACCAGGCTGATCGAACCGACCGCGGGCGAGGTGGTCTTCGAGGGCGAGGACATCCTGACGGCCGGCCCGAAACGGCTCAGAGACCTGCGGCGCAACAAGTTCTCCATGGTGTTCCAGCACTTCGGGTTGCTCCCCCACCGGACTGTCGTCGACAACGTGTCGTACGGCCTGGAGATCCGCGGCGTGTCGAAAGCCGAACGCACCAAGCGCGCGGGCGAGGTCATCGAACTCGTCGGTCTCGACGGATACGGGGGTTCCTACCCCGACCAGCTCTCCGGCGGCATGCAGCAGCGGGTCGGGCTGGCGCGGGCGCTCGCGGGCGACCCGGACGTGCTGCTGTTCGACGAGCCCTTCTCCGCGCTCGACCCGCTGATCAGGCGGGACATGCAGAGCGAGGTGATCCGGCTGCACCACGAGGTCGGCAAGACGATGGTGTTCGTCACCCACGACCTGTCCGAGGCGTTGAAGCTCGGCGACCGCATCCTGATCATGCGCGACGGCGCGCTCGTGCAGATCGGCACCGGTGACGAACTGGTCGCGGCACCGGCCGACGACTACGTCCGCGACTTCGTGCGGGACGTGCCGCGCTCGCACGTGCTGACCCTGAAGTGGATCATGCGCCCGAAACGCGACGACGACCCGCTCGACGGTCCCGAACTGGGCCCGGACGTGGTGGTGCGGGAGGCGACGCGCAGCGTGCTGGCGGCGGAGAAGCCGGTCAAGGTCGTCAAGGACGGTGAGCTGCTCGGCATCGTCGGCGACGAGGAGATCCTGTCGGTCATCGCGGGCGGAAGTGACTCCTGA
- a CDS encoding ABC transporter permease, which translates to MSIVVRNRGRIVAGILAVWLLLWLVLRGTHTLALGGAQLTTVHRWFNDLNDAIGAGRDSNPLFLYFFNHIRVGIDEFVVVIQSVIAQPSFDRPVPLIGWFGVVALVGFGSWAVANIRVALLAAAGFFFLGLQGLWRESMDTLALTLAAVIISLAIGIPLGVWAGMSDRFNRLITPVLDFMQIMPSFVYLAPLTLFFLIGPASATIATLIYAAPPVIRLTAHGIRSAPHDTVEASESLGSTRTQTLTKVLLPAAKRTIVLGVNQTIMAALAMVTIAALIDAPGLGKTVVKALQTLDVGTAFNAGLAIVVMAIVLDRVTTAAAGRGRRNRPHRIILWLAALPTAFAVWLSYTYVWAAEFDSNLDIGSKIAVWAGDVTTWVQSNLAPVTGGIKDVFTLVLIDPLQSVLADSPWWLVAAAIVAISLVVGSARAAIVSSVCLALIVFSGLWSDSMTTLASTIVATAFTMVIGIVVGVWMGRSKRADRVIRPVLDAGQTMPVFVYLVPFLALFAASRFTAIAAAVVYAVPVATKIVADGIRGVSATTVEASVASGASTWQTITKVQLPMSARAVALATNQGLIYVLCMVVVGGLVGAGALGYDVVAGFSQGQLYGKGLAAGIAIVLLGVMLDRLTQAAANRMHRGGRR; encoded by the coding sequence ATGAGCATCGTCGTGCGCAACCGCGGCCGGATCGTGGCAGGCATCCTCGCGGTGTGGTTGCTGCTGTGGCTGGTGCTGCGCGGCACGCACACCCTCGCACTCGGCGGAGCCCAGCTCACCACCGTGCACCGCTGGTTCAACGACCTGAACGACGCGATCGGCGCGGGCCGCGACTCGAACCCCCTCTTCCTGTACTTCTTCAACCACATCCGGGTGGGCATCGACGAGTTCGTCGTGGTCATCCAGTCGGTCATCGCCCAGCCGTCGTTCGACCGGCCGGTGCCGCTGATCGGCTGGTTCGGCGTGGTCGCGCTGGTCGGCTTCGGCTCGTGGGCGGTCGCGAACATCCGCGTCGCGCTGCTCGCCGCCGCCGGTTTCTTCTTCCTCGGCCTGCAAGGCCTGTGGCGCGAGAGCATGGACACGCTCGCGCTGACGCTGGCCGCCGTGATCATCTCGCTGGCGATCGGCATCCCGCTGGGCGTCTGGGCGGGGATGTCGGACCGGTTCAACCGGCTGATCACGCCGGTGCTGGACTTCATGCAGATCATGCCGTCGTTCGTGTACCTGGCGCCGCTGACCCTGTTCTTCCTGATCGGACCGGCGTCGGCGACCATCGCGACACTGATCTACGCGGCACCGCCGGTGATCCGGCTGACCGCGCACGGCATCAGATCGGCACCGCACGACACGGTGGAAGCCAGCGAGTCGCTCGGCTCGACGAGAACCCAGACGCTGACGAAAGTGCTGCTGCCCGCGGCCAAACGCACCATCGTGCTCGGCGTGAACCAGACGATCATGGCGGCGCTGGCGATGGTCACCATCGCCGCGCTGATCGACGCGCCGGGGCTGGGCAAGACCGTCGTGAAAGCGTTGCAGACACTCGACGTGGGCACCGCGTTCAACGCCGGTCTCGCGATCGTGGTGATGGCGATCGTGCTCGACCGCGTCACCACCGCGGCAGCCGGCCGGGGCCGCCGCAACCGTCCACACAGGATCATCCTGTGGCTGGCCGCGCTGCCGACGGCGTTCGCGGTCTGGCTGTCGTACACCTACGTCTGGGCCGCGGAGTTCGACTCGAACCTGGACATCGGCAGCAAGATCGCGGTGTGGGCCGGTGACGTGACCACCTGGGTGCAGTCGAACCTGGCGCCGGTCACCGGCGGCATCAAGGACGTGTTCACCCTGGTGCTGATCGACCCGTTGCAGTCCGTGCTGGCCGACTCGCCGTGGTGGCTGGTCGCGGCGGCGATCGTGGCGATCTCACTGGTCGTCGGCAGCGCGCGGGCGGCGATCGTGTCGTCGGTGTGCCTGGCGCTGATCGTGTTCTCGGGCTTGTGGTCGGACAGCATGACCACGCTCGCGTCGACGATCGTCGCGACCGCGTTCACGATGGTCATCGGCATCGTGGTCGGCGTGTGGATGGGCCGCAGCAAACGGGCCGACCGCGTCATCCGGCCGGTGCTCGACGCCGGCCAGACGATGCCGGTCTTCGTGTACCTGGTGCCGTTCCTCGCGCTGTTCGCGGCCAGCAGGTTCACCGCGATCGCGGCCGCGGTCGTGTACGCGGTGCCGGTGGCGACGAAGATCGTGGCCGACGGGATCCGCGGTGTGTCAGCGACCACAGTGGAGGCTTCGGTAGCGTCGGGGGCGAGCACGTGGCAGACGATCACCAAGGTCCAGCTGCCGATGTCGGCACGCGCGGTGGCACTGGCCACCAACCAGGGTCTGATCTACGTGCTCTGCATGGTCGTGGTCGGCGGTCTCGTCGGCGCGGGCGCGCTCGGCTACGACGTGGTAGCGGGCTTCTCACAAGGACAGCTCTACGGCAAGGGCCTGGCGGCAGGCATCGCCATCGTGCTGCTCGGGGTCATGCTCGACCGCCTGACCCAGGCCGCGGCCAACCGCATGCACAGAGGAGGTCGACGGTGA
- a CDS encoding carotenoid oxygenase family protein, whose amino-acid sequence MPVYLEGLLAPVADEIEAVDLPVTGELPRELVGRYFRNGPNPQPGQDPGHWFAGDGMIHGIRIADGRAEWYRNRWVRTRKLEGAEYLTENGFDRTAVSANTNVIRHADKIFALVEAGFPYEMTSELDTVGPCDFGGRLTTAMTAHPKQDPVTGDLHFFGYGVLPPFLTYHRLDADGELVESKEIAVAGPTMMHDFAVTENHVIWLDLPVTFEAERVGKGLPYDWSDSYGARIGVLPTGGDVQWFDVDPCYVFHVGNAYEDQGRIVLDAVRYSRDKFVSIWHSISDSGNPTDYAVGTSLHRWILDPATGKAVEEQRDEREVEFPSFNEDKLGRPSQFLYTVTDSAIVKYNTADGGHEIKELGKAPGEAEFVHRQGATAEDDGWLMSIVTEQDNSGSELLVLDAQTLEFAASVELPRRVPAGFHGNWLPDA is encoded by the coding sequence ATGCCTGTCTACCTCGAAGGTCTGCTCGCCCCGGTCGCCGACGAGATCGAGGCCGTTGACCTGCCCGTCACCGGTGAACTGCCGCGTGAGCTGGTCGGCCGCTACTTCCGCAACGGCCCCAACCCGCAGCCCGGCCAGGATCCCGGGCACTGGTTCGCCGGAGACGGGATGATCCACGGCATCCGGATCGCCGACGGCCGCGCGGAGTGGTACCGCAACCGGTGGGTGCGCACCCGCAAGCTCGAAGGCGCCGAGTACCTCACCGAGAACGGCTTCGACCGGACCGCCGTCAGCGCGAACACCAACGTCATCAGGCACGCCGACAAGATCTTCGCCTTGGTGGAGGCCGGTTTCCCGTACGAGATGACGTCCGAACTGGACACCGTCGGCCCGTGCGACTTCGGTGGCAGGCTGACCACCGCGATGACCGCGCATCCCAAACAGGATCCGGTCACGGGTGATCTGCACTTCTTCGGCTACGGCGTCCTCCCGCCGTTCCTGACCTACCACCGGCTCGACGCCGACGGCGAACTGGTGGAGAGCAAGGAGATCGCCGTCGCGGGCCCGACGATGATGCACGACTTCGCCGTCACCGAGAACCACGTGATCTGGCTGGACCTGCCGGTCACGTTCGAGGCCGAGCGGGTCGGCAAGGGCCTGCCCTACGACTGGAGCGACAGCTACGGCGCCCGGATCGGCGTGCTGCCGACAGGCGGGGACGTGCAGTGGTTCGACGTGGACCCGTGTTACGTCTTCCACGTCGGCAACGCCTACGAGGACCAGGGCCGGATCGTGCTGGACGCCGTCCGCTACTCCCGCGACAAGTTCGTCTCGATCTGGCACAGCATCAGCGACAGCGGCAACCCCACCGACTACGCGGTCGGAACCTCGTTGCACCGCTGGATTCTCGACCCGGCGACTGGGAAGGCTGTCGAGGAGCAGCGCGACGAACGGGAGGTGGAGTTCCCGTCGTTCAACGAGGACAAGCTGGGGCGTCCGAGCCAGTTCCTGTACACCGTCACCGACAGCGCGATCGTCAAGTACAACACCGCCGATGGCGGCCACGAGATCAAGGAACTGGGCAAAGCACCAGGTGAGGCCGAGTTCGTGCACAGGCAGGGTGCGACGGCCGAGGACGACGGCTGGCTGATGTCGATCGTGACCGAGCAGGACAACAGCGGCTCGGAGCTGCTCGTGCTGGACGCCCAGACGCTGGAGTTCGCCGCGTCGGTGGAGCTCCCCCGGCGCGTTCCCGCGGGCTTCCACGGCAACTGGCTCCCGGACGCTTGA
- a CDS encoding PadR family transcriptional regulator, translated as MSLRHGVLGMLTSGPASGYDLLKRFEQSLANVWSATQSQLYGELAKMADESLVEVAAQGPRGRKEYAITQRGRDELQHWMTEVDPDPPRRSAMLLRVFFLNLIPPDQAVAYLRRQADLAAHQHAELAAIGESLRDESDEETFYGRIALEWGLRASTLVQEWAAWAETQVKNATRADT; from the coding sequence ATGAGCCTTCGCCACGGCGTGCTCGGCATGCTGACCTCAGGGCCCGCCAGCGGATACGACCTGCTGAAGCGGTTCGAGCAGTCACTGGCCAACGTCTGGTCGGCAACCCAGAGCCAGCTCTACGGAGAACTGGCCAAGATGGCCGACGAGAGCCTGGTCGAAGTAGCCGCGCAAGGGCCGAGAGGGCGCAAGGAATACGCGATCACCCAGCGCGGCAGGGACGAACTCCAGCACTGGATGACCGAGGTGGACCCGGACCCGCCGCGCCGGAGCGCGATGCTGCTGCGCGTGTTCTTCCTGAACCTCATCCCACCCGACCAAGCCGTCGCGTACCTGCGCAGGCAAGCCGACCTCGCCGCGCACCAGCACGCCGAACTGGCCGCGATCGGCGAATCACTGCGGGACGAGTCCGACGAGGAAACCTTCTACGGCCGGATCGCGCTGGAATGGGGTTTGCGTGCCAGCACCCTGGTCCAGGAATGGGCAGCGTGGGCCGAAACCCAGGTGAAGAACGCGACGCGCGCCGACACCTGA